Proteins from one Sabethes cyaneus chromosome 2, idSabCyanKW18_F2, whole genome shotgun sequence genomic window:
- the LOC128738814 gene encoding coiled-coil domain-containing protein 6, protein MDSPCESEGSLDGGAMLPPSPVSREQLQKRIESLTQQNKVLKVELETYKIRVKVIQEENRALRQASVIIQAKAEQEEEYISNTLLKKIQALKKEKETLAHHYEREEECLTNDLSRKLDQLRQEKCKLELTLEQEQECLVNKLMRKIEKLEAETSAKQNHLEQLRREMVELENTLEQEQEALVNKLWKRMDKLEAEKRSLQIKLDQPVSDPTSPKEIHHRNENGNDTASQLTAHIQNLRSEVDQLRSNLAAAEKESKEKSQQFAQEEKCIRDENKRLQRKLQQEVERREALSRHLSESESSLEFEEERLFNESVSAFGGSSSNRPLSPGALTRCHACGQLVTRRTSERFIKPAIPLGLNTSAPNVLHHHNSMAGLCSSSGSGTSGNTSHFPMLSTSAGSGSGGGGGSSSGGATSLNNSMTSSSTYNTSSNVSFGGNSSFVQPASPMDTSMYKE, encoded by the exons ATGGATAGTCCCTGTGAGTCGGAAGGTTCTTTGGACGGTGGAGCAATGCTCCCCCCAAGTCCAGTCTCTCGCGAACAGCTGCAGAAGCGTATTGAAAGTCTAACACAACAGAATAA AGTGCTTAAGGTGGAACTTGAAACATACAAAATTCGTGTAAAAGTCATCCAAGAAGAGAACCGCGCGTTGCGCCAGGCTTCGGTTATTATT CAAGCAAAAGCCGAGCAGGAGGAAGAATATATTTCCAAcactttgttgaaaaaaattcaagcgctaaaaaaagagaaagaaacatTGGCTCATCATTATGAGCGCGAGGAAGAATGCCTAACAAACGATTTGTCACGAAAACTTGATCAACTGCGACAAGAAAAATGCAAACTAGAACTTACATTAGAACAGGAACAGGAATGTCTAGTGAACAAGTTGATGCGGAAGATTGAAAAGTTGGAAGCAGAAACGTCAGCCAAGCAAAATCATTTGGAACAGTTGCGACGCGAAATGGTTGAGCTGGAAAATACTCTAGAACAAGAACAGGAAGCGCTAGTTAATAAGTTATGGAAGCGTATGGATAAGCTAGAAGCTGAGAAACGTTCACTGCAAATAAAGCTTGATCAACCTGTTTCAGATCCAACAAGCCCAAA aGAAATTCATCACCGCAACGAAAATGGCAATGACACTGCCTCACAACTAACAGCACACATTCAAAACCTTCGTTCTGAGGTAGATCAACTTCGTAGTAACTTAGCCGCTGCTGAAAAAGAAAGTAAGGAAAAATCTCAACAATTTGCTCAAGAAGAAAAGTGTATTCGGGATGAAAACAAGCGTTTGCAACGAAAGTTACAGCAAGAAGTAGAGCGCCGTGAAGCTCTCTCTCGACATTTATCCGAATCTGAAAGTTCTCTTGAATTCGAAGAGGAACGACTGTTTAATGAAAGTGTGTCAGCCTTTGGTGGTAGTAGCAGTAATCGGCCGCTCAGTCCGGGAGCTCTAACAAGATGCCACGCTTGCGGACAATTAGTCACTCGGCGAACAAGCGAAAGATTCATCAAGCCAGCTATTCCGCTTGGCCTCAATACATCAGCACCGAATGTGCTGCACCATCACAATAGTATGGCCGGTCTCTGTAGTAGCAGCGGAAGTGGTACTAGTGGCAATACTAGCCATTTTCCGATGCTTTCCACCAGTGCTGGTTCTGGTAGTGGCGGGGGTGGAGGTTCTTCAAGTGGTGGTGCCACTTCACTCAACAACAGTATGACGTCGTCCTCAACATATAACACTAGCAGCAACGTTTCCTTCGGTGGGAATTCATCCTTCGTGCAACCGGCCAGTCCAATGGATACTTCAATGTATAAGGAATAA